One genomic segment of Diceros bicornis minor isolate mBicDic1 chromosome 25, mDicBic1.mat.cur, whole genome shotgun sequence includes these proteins:
- the HCFC2 gene encoding host cell factor 2, which produces MAAPSLLNWRRVSSFTGPVPRARHGHRAVAIRELMIIFGGGNEGIADELHVYNTVTNQWFLPAVRGDIPPGCAAHGFVCDGTRILVFGGMVEYGRYSNELYELQASRWLWKKVKPHPPSSGLPPCPRLGHSFSLYGNKCYLFGGLANESEDSNNNVPRYLNDFYELELQHGSGVVGWSIPVTRGTVPSPRESHTAVIYCKKDSGSPKMYVFGGMCGARLDDLWQLDLETMSWSKPETKGTVPLPRSLHTASVIGNKMYIFGGWVPHKGENIETSPHDCEWRCTSSFSYLNLDTAEWTTLVSDSQEDKKNSRPRPRAGHCAVAIGTRLYFWSGRDGYKKALNSQVCCKDLWYLDTEKPPAPSQVQLIKATTNSFHVKWDEVPTVEGYLLQLNTDLPYQAASSDSSAAPNMQGVRMDPHRQGSNSIVPNSINDTMNSGKTEHTAVKGTSVKNKPDFKASADSNTILHSSLATNASNHNSCVVDMLRKTEGPHTSANIGVLSSCLDLRTVIPETSVSSTVASAQTMVTQQTIKTESSSTNGAVVKDETSLTTFSTKSEVDETCALPATKISRVEAHAAVLPFSKETPSNPVATMKAGERQWCDVGIFKNNTALVSQFYLLPKGKQSISKIGNADVPDYSLLKKQDLAPGTGYRFRVAAINGCGIGPFSKISEFKTCIPGFPGAPSAVRISKNVEGIHLSWEPPTSPSGNILEYSAYLAIRTAQIQDNPSQLVFMRIYCGLKTSCIVTAGQLANAHIDYTSRPAIVFRISAKNEKGYGPATQVRWLQGNNKKAPLN; this is translated from the exons TTACAAATCAGTGGTTCCTACCAGCTGTTAGAGGAGACATCCCTCCAGGCTGCGCTGCCCATGGATTTGTCTGTGATGGTACCAGAATATTAGTATTTGGGGGAATGGTTGAATATGGAAGATACAGCAATGAGTTATATGAATTACAA gCAAGTCGTTGGTTATGGAAAAAAGTGAAACCCCATCCCCCTTCTTCTGGTTTACCTCCTTGTCCTCGGCTTGGACATAGCTTCTCTTTATATGGTAACAAATGCTATTTGTTTGGTGGCCTGGCAAATGAAAGTGAAGATTCTAACAATAACGTTCCCAG ATATTTAAATGATTTCTATGAGTTAGAGCTACAACATGGTTCTGGTGTTGTGGGTTGGAGCATTCCAGTGACTAGAGGGACTGTGCCTTCTCCAAGAGAATCCCACACAGCTGTTATATATTGCAAAAAAGATTCTGGAAGTCCTAAAATGTATGTTTTTGGTGGAATGTGTGGTGCTCGCCTGGATGACCTATGGCAACTTGACTTAG aaaCTATGTCATGGTCAAAACCAGAAACTAAAGGGACTGTGCCACTTCCACGAAGCCTTCACACAGCCAGTGTTATAGGAAATaa gatGTACATTTTTGGTGGATGGGTTCCACATAAGGGGGAAAATATTGAGACTTCACCTCATGATTGTGAATGGAGATGTACCAGTTCATTTTCTTACCTAAATCTGG aTACAGCAGAGTGGACCACCCTAGTATCAGATTCtcaggaagataaaaaaaattctagaccAAGACCAAGAGCTGGACACTGTGCTGTTGCAATTGGCACTCGACTGTATTTTTGGAGTGGAAGAGATGGCTACAAGAAAGCACTGAATAGTCAAGTTTGCTGCAAGGATCTTTGGTATCTTGATACTG agaAACCACCAGCACCATCACAAGTACAACTGATCAAAGCCACTACCAACTCTTTTCATGTCAAATGGGATGAAGTGCCTACAGTTGAGGGCTATCTTTTGCAGTTGAATACAGACTTGCCATACCAAGCTGCATCATCAGATTCTTCAGCAGCACCAAATATGCAAG GAGTCAGGATGGACCCTCACAGACAAGGCAGTAATAGCATCGTTCCTAACAgt ATCAATGATACAATGAACAGTGGAAAAACTGAACATACAGCTGTGAAAGGAACTTCAGTGAAAAACAAACCAGATTTCAAAGCATCAGCTGATTctaataccattttacattcgtcTTTGGCAACTAATGCTTCTAATCATAATAGTTGTGTGGTGGATATGCTAAGGAAAACTGAAG GTCCTCACACATCAGCAAATATAGGTGTTCTAAGTAGTTGCCTGGACTTAAGAACAGTAATCCCTGAAACTTCTGTATCCAGTACTGTTGCCAGCGCACAAACTATGGTAACCCAGCAGACCATTAAAACTGAATCATCCAGTACAAATGGGGCAGTTGTTAAAGATGAAACTTCACTAACAACATTCAGTACCAAATCTGAAG ttGATGAAACATGTGCACTGCCTGCAACTAAGATCAGCCGTGTAGAGGCACATGCTGCAGTGTTGCCATTTTCT AAAGAAACTCCTTCAAATCCAGTGGCCACAATGAAAGCAGGAGAACGACAGTGGTGTGatgtaggaatttttaaaaataatacagctTTGGTGAGCCAGTTTTATTTGCTGCCAAAAGGGAAGCAAAGCATCTCAAAG atAGGAAATGCAGACGTACCTGACTACAGTTTACTTAAGAAACAAGATCTTGCTCCAGGCACAGGATACAGATTCAGGGTTGCTGCCATCAATGGTTGTGGAATCGGCCCTTTCAGCAAAATCAGTGAATTTAAAACTTGTATTCCTGGTTTTCCTGGAGCTCCTTCTGCAGTCAGAATTTCAAAG AATGTTGAGGGTATCCATCTTTCCTGGGAACCTCCAACTTCACCTTCtggaaatattttggaatattcaGCCTACTTGGCTATCCGCACAGCACAAATTCAAGATAATCCAAGTCAACTTGTGTTTATGAGGATTTATTGCGGTCTTAAGACTTCATGTATAGTAACTGCTGGGCAACTTGCAAATGCACATATTGATTATACATCCAGGCCTGCCATTGTGTTCAGGATATCAGCAAAGAATGAAAAGGGATATGGACCAGCTACACAAGTTCGATGGCTTCAAGGTAACAATAAAAAAGCAcctttaaattga